The following coding sequences are from one Hymenobacter sp. DG25A window:
- a CDS encoding NAD(P)/FAD-dependent oxidoreductase, protein MTNSTHTVAVLGGGAAGFFGAIACAEANPQLTVYLLEKTGKLLSKVRISGGGRCNVTHAADTPAQLVQHYPRGAKQLKEPFKQFGALDTVRWFASRGVQLKTEADGRMFPVTDSSETIAQCLLEAARKAGVRILTQTAVERIEPRPEGGFRLHLSGNQAQPLAVDRLLVATGGAPKAEQYAWLQALGHSVEAPVPSLFTFNVPQSPLKELPGVSVPQARVVLAGEKLEYQGPMLITHWGISGPAVLKLSAWGARRLAQLGYTGTALINWIPEYTEETLREWLNAFRAENGRKGVVSNSLFGLPQRLWRALTDLAGIGPETRWSDLPAKQQNRLIELLLRQPLAVRGKTTYKEEFVTCGGIPLAEVNMKTMESRLVPGLYFAGEVLDIDGITGGFNFQAAWTTGFLAGRAMASAPPAPPLNQ, encoded by the coding sequence GTGACGAATTCAACCCATACTGTAGCCGTACTGGGCGGCGGCGCGGCCGGCTTCTTTGGGGCTATTGCCTGTGCCGAGGCTAACCCGCAACTGACGGTGTATCTGCTGGAAAAAACCGGCAAGCTGCTTAGCAAAGTGCGCATATCCGGGGGCGGGCGCTGCAACGTAACCCACGCTGCCGACACCCCCGCGCAGCTGGTGCAGCACTACCCCCGCGGGGCCAAACAACTGAAAGAACCCTTCAAGCAGTTTGGCGCCCTGGACACCGTGCGCTGGTTTGCCAGCCGCGGCGTGCAGCTAAAGACCGAGGCCGATGGCCGGATGTTTCCGGTTACGGATTCCTCCGAAACCATTGCCCAATGCTTATTGGAGGCCGCCCGCAAGGCGGGCGTGCGCATTCTCACGCAAACGGCAGTAGAGCGGATTGAACCCCGGCCCGAGGGTGGATTTCGTCTGCATCTGAGCGGAAATCAGGCCCAACCGCTGGCAGTAGACCGATTACTGGTAGCCACTGGCGGTGCCCCGAAAGCGGAGCAGTATGCCTGGCTGCAGGCCCTGGGGCACAGTGTGGAAGCGCCGGTTCCGTCACTGTTTACCTTCAACGTGCCGCAGTCGCCGCTTAAGGAGCTGCCGGGTGTGAGCGTGCCGCAGGCACGCGTGGTGCTGGCCGGCGAGAAGCTGGAATACCAAGGCCCAATGCTCATTACCCACTGGGGTATTAGTGGCCCCGCCGTGCTGAAGCTCTCGGCCTGGGGCGCCCGTCGCCTGGCTCAGTTAGGCTACACGGGGACGGCCCTCATCAACTGGATTCCGGAATACACCGAGGAAACCCTGCGGGAGTGGCTAAATGCTTTCCGGGCGGAAAACGGCCGTAAAGGAGTGGTGAGCAATAGCTTGTTTGGTCTCCCTCAACGGCTGTGGCGCGCCCTCACCGACCTGGCGGGCATCGGCCCGGAAACCCGCTGGAGCGACCTTCCCGCCAAGCAGCAGAACCGTCTGATTGAGCTACTGCTGCGCCAGCCTTTGGCCGTGCGCGGCAAAACCACTTACAAGGAAGAGTTTGTGACCTGCGGTGGCATTCCGTTGGCCGAAGTCAACATGAAAACCATGGAAAGCCGCTTGGTGCCGGGCTTATATTTCGCCGGCGAAGTGCTGGATATAGACGGCATTACGGGCGGCTTTAACTTCCAGGCCGCCTGGACAACGGGGTTTCTGGCGGGCCGGGCCATGGCCAGCGCCCCACCTGCCCCGCCGCTGAATCAGTAA
- a CDS encoding SDR family oxidoreductase: MLPSPSPTSAVTPPTIAILGCGWLGLPLAKHLLAHGYQVIGTTTSPERLPLLQEAGISAHLLQLSPTLSATDSTLNRLFSEADTLVLNVPPKSRQGIPYLDLLRPVAAAMVHSRIRQILFVSSTGVYPDANHTMTEADAVAAADAASEMLQAEALFQNLPGINTTVIRMAGLMGPGRAPGRFLAGRQQLPQGTAPVNLIHLDDCVGVLHTLIENPLPAQTFNACAAQHPLRQEFYPLAAQKLGLEPPTFAAEMQVGGKTISSSKLRAATGYRFRHDDVVAALAFC; the protein is encoded by the coding sequence ATGCTTCCTTCTCCTTCTCCTACTTCTGCTGTTACGCCGCCAACCATTGCCATTCTGGGTTGCGGCTGGCTGGGTCTTCCTTTAGCCAAGCACCTGCTGGCCCACGGCTATCAGGTCATCGGTACCACTACCTCCCCGGAACGCCTGCCGCTACTGCAGGAAGCCGGAATCAGCGCGCATCTTCTGCAGCTCAGCCCTACCCTTTCTGCCACCGACAGTACATTAAACCGCTTGTTTTCCGAAGCAGATACCCTGGTGCTCAACGTCCCCCCCAAGTCCAGGCAAGGCATTCCGTATCTGGATCTACTGCGGCCCGTAGCGGCGGCCATGGTTCATTCCCGGATACGGCAGATACTTTTTGTCAGCTCTACCGGCGTGTACCCCGATGCTAACCACACCATGACGGAAGCAGATGCCGTGGCTGCTGCCGATGCCGCTTCGGAGATGTTACAGGCAGAGGCACTCTTCCAGAACCTGCCCGGCATCAATACCACGGTGATTCGTATGGCGGGGCTGATGGGGCCGGGCCGGGCGCCGGGCCGCTTCCTGGCGGGCCGTCAGCAGCTGCCGCAAGGAACGGCGCCCGTCAACCTGATTCATTTAGATGATTGTGTGGGTGTGCTGCATACGCTGATTGAAAATCCACTGCCGGCCCAAACCTTTAATGCCTGTGCCGCCCAGCATCCCTTGCGCCAGGAGTTTTACCCGTTGGCGGCCCAAAAACTGGGTCTGGAGCCGCCCACCTTTGCGGCAGAAATGCAAGTGGGCGGCAAAACCATCAGCAGCAGCAAGCTAAGGGCGGCTACCGGCTACCGGTTCCGGCACGATGATGTAGTGGCTGCGCTGGCTTTTTGCTAA
- a CDS encoding SDR family oxidoreductase, producing MASTHPYAQPMLRDNALQGKTIVVTGGGTGLGRAMTTYFLQLGANVTITSRKLEVLEKTATELREQTGGNVLAVQCDVRKYDEVEAMLQRTIDTFGGVDVLLNNAAGNFISPTERLSHKAFDVIVDIVLKGSYNCTLAFGKRWIADKKPGTILNIVTTYASVGSAYVVPSAAAKAGVLAMTRSLAVEWAKYGIRSNAIAPGPFPTEGAWSRLFPEPLAKKLDPAASVPLKRVGEHQELANLAAYLVSDFSAYMNGEVVTIDGGEWLNGAGEFNKLEAIPAPMWDEIEKAMRR from the coding sequence ATGGCCTCAACCCATCCCTACGCCCAACCCATGCTCCGCGACAATGCGCTTCAAGGAAAAACTATTGTTGTAACGGGTGGAGGAACGGGCCTGGGCCGGGCCATGACTACCTATTTCCTGCAGCTGGGCGCCAACGTCACCATTACCAGCCGTAAGCTGGAGGTGCTGGAAAAAACCGCCACTGAGCTGCGCGAGCAAACCGGTGGCAACGTGCTGGCCGTGCAGTGCGACGTGCGCAAGTACGATGAAGTGGAAGCCATGCTCCAGCGCACCATCGACACATTTGGCGGGGTAGATGTACTGCTGAACAACGCGGCCGGCAACTTCATCAGCCCCACGGAGCGCCTGAGCCACAAGGCTTTCGATGTCATTGTTGACATTGTGCTGAAAGGCTCTTACAACTGTACGCTGGCTTTTGGCAAGCGCTGGATAGCCGACAAAAAGCCCGGTACCATTCTCAACATTGTTACTACCTATGCTTCTGTAGGCTCGGCCTATGTGGTGCCCTCCGCGGCGGCCAAAGCCGGCGTACTGGCCATGACTCGTTCATTGGCCGTGGAATGGGCTAAATACGGAATCCGTTCCAACGCCATTGCGCCCGGCCCATTCCCAACCGAAGGCGCATGGAGCCGCCTGTTTCCCGAGCCGCTGGCCAAAAAGCTGGACCCCGCTGCCTCCGTACCGCTCAAGCGTGTGGGCGAGCACCAGGAACTGGCCAACCTGGCCGCCTATCTGGTATCCGACTTTTCGGCCTATATGAACGGCGAAGTAGTGACTATTGATGGCGGCGAGTGGCTGAACGGCGCCGGCGAATTCAATAAGCTGGAAGCTATTCCCGCCCCCATGTGGGACGAAATTGAAAAAGCCATGCGCCGCTAA
- a CDS encoding DUF1571 domain-containing protein, with translation MMRFLRQSSLALTLAAMLGAATAPAEKITTAQLVTRLSASISNLKTLRCNVRAQERIGAAYQQARTQMKVAYSPLRVYLRNEKGIEVLWVHGQNDGDAWVYPNSFPYVTLSLDPNGTLMRKNQHHSVLDAGFGTIAEILHGSGKRQDLAFERSFHYTGDTLVSGRPCFILRSDFPQFRYVSYKVTKPETAAQIADKFGSGEFRILERNKLTPGEVVAAGRTLQVPNAYGRRTIVCVDQKLFLPMAVLVFDDKGLFEKFEFSDVVANQPIPGAEFSKDYKGYKL, from the coding sequence ATGATGCGTTTTCTTCGGCAATCCTCTCTGGCTCTTACCCTGGCAGCTATGCTGGGCGCGGCCACCGCTCCGGCCGAAAAAATTACTACCGCCCAGCTGGTTACCCGCCTGAGCGCTTCTATCAGTAACTTAAAAACCCTGCGTTGTAATGTGCGGGCGCAGGAACGCATTGGCGCGGCTTACCAGCAGGCCCGCACCCAAATGAAAGTAGCCTACTCCCCGCTGCGCGTTTACCTGCGCAATGAGAAAGGCATTGAAGTGCTCTGGGTACACGGCCAGAACGATGGCGACGCCTGGGTATACCCCAACAGCTTCCCCTACGTCACGCTCAGCCTGGACCCCAATGGCACGCTCATGCGCAAAAACCAGCACCACAGCGTGCTGGATGCCGGTTTTGGCACCATTGCGGAAATCCTGCACGGCTCGGGCAAGCGCCAGGACCTGGCGTTTGAGCGCAGCTTCCACTACACCGGCGACACCCTGGTATCGGGCCGACCGTGCTTTATTCTCCGCTCCGATTTTCCTCAGTTTCGCTACGTCAGCTATAAGGTAACCAAGCCCGAAACCGCCGCTCAGATTGCCGATAAATTTGGCAGTGGCGAGTTCCGCATTCTGGAGCGCAATAAGCTCACCCCCGGCGAAGTAGTAGCTGCCGGCCGCACCCTGCAGGTACCCAACGCCTACGGCCGCCGCACCATAGTCTGCGTCGATCAGAAGCTTTTTCTACCTATGGCCGTGCTGGTATTTGATGACAAAGGCCTGTTTGAGAAATTCGAATTTTCCGATGTCGTAGCCAATCAGCCCATTCCCGGGGCCGAGTTCAGCAAGGACTATAAAGGCTACAAACTTTAA
- a CDS encoding glycosyltransferase family 2 protein yields MHFVVITPTHNRLQYLPEAVASVRASVLAPLDISVEHLICENACTDGSANWLQEAAGQPGVALRYWPSQQKLLPGPARNQLVQHAAPDAWIVPLDDDDLLLQRTLYHYGAEVNRNPEAQWFVADFLRIDQERRYLPNEDYYAWQFDTPADMLRAIFRAEHFIQGNVCYSRALFQEVKGYDEQLPMAEDLDLYVRFLLAGHLPVICPHISHLHRFHSSNISIGVDADKHGNDLKVLYDKYAAQLAAVGVERP; encoded by the coding sequence ATGCACTTCGTCGTTATTACTCCCACGCACAACCGCCTGCAGTATTTGCCGGAGGCCGTTGCCAGCGTTCGGGCCAGCGTGCTGGCTCCCCTTGATATTTCAGTTGAACACCTTATTTGTGAAAATGCCTGCACCGATGGCTCGGCCAACTGGCTGCAGGAAGCCGCCGGGCAACCCGGTGTTGCGCTCCGATACTGGCCCAGCCAGCAGAAGCTGCTGCCCGGCCCGGCCCGTAACCAACTGGTGCAGCACGCTGCGCCCGATGCCTGGATTGTTCCCCTGGACGACGACGACCTGCTGCTGCAGCGCACCCTCTATCATTATGGCGCGGAGGTGAACCGCAACCCCGAAGCCCAGTGGTTTGTGGCTGATTTTCTGCGCATTGATCAGGAGCGGCGCTATCTGCCCAACGAGGACTATTACGCATGGCAGTTTGATACACCCGCTGATATGCTGCGCGCTATCTTTAGAGCCGAGCATTTTATTCAGGGCAACGTATGCTACAGCCGGGCCTTGTTTCAGGAAGTGAAAGGGTATGATGAGCAGCTGCCGATGGCGGAAGATCTGGACCTGTACGTGCGGTTTCTTCTGGCCGGGCACCTGCCCGTCATCTGCCCGCACATCAGCCACCTGCACCGCTTCCATTCCAGCAACATTAGCATTGGCGTAGATGCCGATAAGCATGGTAATGACCTGAAGGTGCTGTACGATAAGTATGCTGCTCAACTGGCAGCCGTGGGAGTGGAGCGCCCGTAA
- a CDS encoding metal-dependent hydrolase family protein, whose product MGYSLFSPVRLMPAFSLLLSLFLFSFQVAGQTAATSFLLQPEAVFDGETLHPGWVVLVEGDRIKACGPADQITAPAGARTLALHGLTLLPGLIEGHSHLLLHPYNEATWNEQVMQEPQALRVARATVHAQKTLLAGFTTTRDLGTEGAGYADVALKQAINQGIIPGPRLLVAGPALVATGSYGPKLTADVAVPQGAQEADGIDGIVRAVREQIGKGADIIKVYADYRWGKDEPSRPTFSQEELNLIVQTARSAGRPVVAHASTPEGMRRATLAGVETIEHGDDGTLEVFQLMKKKGVALCPTVAAGDASAQYKGWRKGQDPEPERIQEKRRSMAAALRSGVPLAIGGDVGVFTHGDNAREAELLVQEYSLKPLAVVAGLTSGNARLFHLADRGRVAPGLLADIIAVQGNPTKDIQALRRVQLVMKDGVLYKQP is encoded by the coding sequence ATGGGATACTCCTTGTTTTCGCCTGTCCGGCTAATGCCGGCTTTCAGCCTGCTGCTCAGCCTTTTTCTGTTTAGTTTTCAAGTAGCCGGACAGACTGCTGCTACCAGTTTTCTATTACAACCCGAGGCCGTTTTCGACGGCGAAACGCTGCACCCCGGCTGGGTGGTACTGGTGGAAGGCGACAGGATAAAGGCCTGCGGACCAGCCGACCAGATTACGGCACCAGCGGGGGCACGCACCCTGGCGCTTCACGGGCTTACCTTGCTGCCCGGCCTTATTGAAGGCCACTCCCACTTGCTACTGCACCCCTACAACGAGGCCACCTGGAACGAGCAGGTGATGCAGGAACCCCAGGCGCTACGGGTGGCCCGCGCCACCGTGCACGCGCAGAAAACCCTGCTGGCCGGCTTCACCACTACCCGCGACCTGGGAACAGAAGGCGCCGGCTACGCCGATGTTGCCCTGAAGCAGGCTATCAATCAAGGAATTATTCCGGGCCCGCGCCTGCTGGTAGCCGGCCCGGCGCTGGTAGCCACCGGCAGCTACGGCCCCAAGCTTACGGCTGATGTAGCCGTACCGCAGGGCGCGCAGGAAGCCGACGGCATTGACGGCATTGTGCGGGCCGTGCGCGAGCAGATAGGCAAAGGAGCCGACATTATTAAAGTATATGCCGATTACCGCTGGGGCAAAGATGAGCCCAGTCGGCCTACCTTTTCCCAGGAAGAGCTCAACCTGATAGTGCAGACCGCCCGTAGTGCCGGCCGCCCCGTAGTAGCGCACGCCAGCACCCCGGAAGGCATGCGCCGCGCCACCCTGGCCGGCGTAGAAACCATTGAGCACGGCGATGACGGCACGCTGGAAGTTTTTCAGCTGATGAAGAAAAAAGGCGTAGCTCTCTGCCCCACCGTAGCCGCCGGTGACGCCAGCGCCCAGTACAAAGGCTGGCGCAAAGGCCAGGACCCCGAACCGGAACGCATCCAGGAGAAGCGCCGCAGCATGGCCGCCGCCCTGCGCAGTGGAGTTCCCCTGGCCATTGGGGGCGATGTAGGCGTGTTCACACACGGCGACAATGCCCGGGAAGCTGAGCTATTGGTGCAGGAATACAGCCTGAAACCCCTGGCCGTGGTGGCGGGCCTTACCAGCGGCAACGCCCGCCTCTTTCATCTGGCAGACCGTGGCCGTGTGGCCCCTGGCCTGCTGGCCGATATCATAGCCGTGCAGGGCAACCCCACAAAGGATATTCAGGCCCTGCGCCGCGTGCAGCTGGTGATGAAAGACGGCGTGCTTTATAAACAGCCCTAG
- a CDS encoding YkvA family protein encodes MSTLAEKGVKIAKNAVFSLFLKRATGLLGKPIAVVVALREVAAKLDDVNSKKGPFQQTIDMVRTLIRLVNAYVTGAYRRIEPSTIISGLAVLLYVLSPIDLVPDFIPVVGLLDDLALISWFISKFRDELVSFQEWERTHAAEATAIAASVPAATDVTLTNAVTELGHS; translated from the coding sequence ATGTCAACTCTTGCCGAAAAAGGGGTGAAAATTGCCAAGAATGCAGTGTTCAGCCTGTTTTTGAAACGTGCTACCGGGCTCCTGGGCAAACCCATTGCCGTAGTAGTGGCCCTACGTGAAGTAGCGGCCAAGCTGGATGATGTAAACAGCAAAAAAGGTCCTTTCCAGCAAACCATTGATATGGTGCGCACCCTCATCCGGTTGGTAAATGCCTACGTAACGGGCGCTTATCGCCGCATCGAGCCCAGCACCATTATTTCCGGGCTGGCCGTTTTGCTGTACGTCCTCTCCCCCATTGATCTGGTGCCGGATTTTATTCCGGTAGTAGGTTTGCTGGATGACCTGGCCCTGATCAGCTGGTTTATCAGCAAGTTCCGGGATGAGCTGGTGAGCTTCCAGGAATGGGAGCGCACGCACGCGGCGGAGGCTACGGCCATTGCCGCGTCCGTGCCCGCCGCCACCGATGTTACCTTAACCAATGCCGTGACGGAGCTGGGCCATTCGTAA
- a CDS encoding T9SS-dependent choice-of-anchor J family protein, with protein MKNNLLFRYLTGCAAVLLSAGSAMAQVSLGTSPYTENFDGIGAGLPTGFSVRTDANATTLGNAATFNTAKAAWNNTTGGFKNVASATGLAATATATEQDAATNRALALRQTSSLGNPGGAFVLQLENTSGKTAFNLSFKLQSLDAATAPRTATWLVDYGIGTQPSAFTQVGSSATTGNNTFSNNTITVDFENKLDNQTGPVWIRIVTLTAATGSGNRPTTGIDDFSLSWTAGTASSPTLSVTPATLNLGRQNIGAASAGVPYTLSASNLTADVTVTATAPFAVSKDNTTFATSVTFTPAELTAGLPVYVRFTPTTSGSVSGTITNTSTGATDKTVTVKGYGVDPNDNLFSFDDCSGTDFDGWMPYSVTGTQTWDCTNFGHDAADAAGKASKPYGVQINGYSSGNKENEDWLISPALALSAIDFPLLSFWSRVAFTGPGMALRVSTNYSGTGTPNATGVTWTDLNADFATGDTWMDSGDIDLSAYKGQTVYLAFVYTSTTTSAARWTLDDLRVRNSSTPAATVLAATPELLDFGYQMVNTGGNKTFVATLKNLTANATITSSNPEFVLSKDGTTNFVSSLTYTPAEAAQGKVTVKVLFMPTVPMATYKGTITIASEGATSATVALLGNTIEDAQTLEVVNWNMEWFGSPDQNPKDDDLQQANALKILKELNADVFALAEVVDTVRLGTIVRQLGGYKYMVSDFASNVTDASSADYAKAQKLAFVYRASVVKNPTFTGLLRCTTCDDYNYWASGRFPYLMEADVTLNNVTQRINFILIHAKANVTPLSESYDRRKKGAEALKAKLDADFATKNVIILGDFNDDLDKTITTGINTTASSYSAFMEDATNYTAVTLPLSLAGEKSTVSYNDIIDHVVLSNEMAQFYLPGSARIRTDVAAQIDDYGNTTTDHYPVMTRYNTANIALPNKQAAAALNRLFSVYPNPATSAVRLKLAQAGTKTVRLQVSAMDGRMVVEATGTLEQVNQRLNQQFSRLGSGLYIIRINSGNQLYTQRLQKQ; from the coding sequence ATGAAAAACAATTTACTCTTTCGGTACTTGACGGGCTGTGCGGCAGTGCTGCTTTCCGCTGGTAGCGCAATGGCTCAGGTTTCCCTGGGTACCAGCCCCTACACGGAGAACTTCGATGGTATCGGGGCGGGCCTGCCAACTGGTTTTTCGGTGCGCACTGATGCTAATGCGACGACGCTGGGCAACGCAGCAACTTTCAATACCGCCAAGGCTGCTTGGAACAATACCACCGGCGGTTTTAAAAACGTGGCCTCCGCCACCGGACTTGCCGCAACCGCTACTGCCACTGAGCAGGATGCGGCTACCAACCGGGCCCTGGCGCTAAGGCAGACAAGCTCTCTGGGTAATCCGGGCGGTGCTTTTGTCCTTCAACTGGAAAACACCTCCGGCAAAACTGCCTTTAACCTGAGCTTTAAACTTCAGTCACTGGATGCCGCTACTGCACCACGCACCGCTACCTGGTTGGTAGACTATGGCATTGGCACTCAGCCAAGCGCTTTTACCCAAGTAGGCAGCTCGGCTACAACTGGCAACAATACCTTCTCCAACAACACCATTACCGTTGACTTCGAGAATAAACTGGATAACCAGACCGGTCCGGTATGGATTCGCATCGTTACTCTCACCGCTGCCACTGGATCGGGGAACCGTCCAACTACCGGCATTGATGATTTCTCGCTGAGCTGGACAGCCGGCACGGCTTCCAGCCCCACGCTTTCGGTAACGCCCGCCACCCTGAACCTGGGCCGCCAGAATATTGGCGCCGCCTCTGCCGGCGTACCTTATACCCTGAGTGCCTCTAACCTCACAGCGGATGTTACGGTGACGGCCACCGCTCCTTTTGCCGTATCAAAAGACAATACCACGTTTGCTACTTCCGTAACCTTTACGCCGGCTGAGCTCACGGCCGGCCTGCCCGTGTACGTGCGATTTACGCCTACCACCAGCGGCAGTGTCTCGGGCACCATCACCAACACCAGCACCGGCGCTACCGACAAAACGGTAACCGTAAAGGGCTACGGTGTTGACCCTAACGACAACCTGTTTTCCTTTGACGATTGCTCCGGTACGGACTTCGATGGCTGGATGCCCTACAGCGTAACGGGTACCCAGACCTGGGACTGCACCAATTTCGGCCACGACGCTGCTGATGCAGCCGGCAAAGCCAGCAAGCCCTACGGCGTGCAGATCAACGGCTATTCCAGCGGCAATAAGGAAAACGAAGACTGGCTTATCTCGCCGGCTTTGGCCCTGAGTGCTATCGATTTCCCCTTGCTCTCGTTCTGGAGCCGCGTGGCCTTTACCGGCCCCGGCATGGCACTGCGGGTTTCTACCAACTACTCCGGCACAGGCACGCCTAACGCCACCGGCGTCACCTGGACCGACCTGAATGCTGATTTCGCCACCGGTGATACTTGGATGGATTCTGGCGACATCGACCTTTCTGCCTATAAAGGCCAGACCGTGTACCTGGCGTTTGTATACACCAGCACCACCACCAGCGCCGCCCGCTGGACGCTGGACGACCTGCGCGTGCGCAACTCAAGCACACCGGCCGCCACCGTGCTGGCCGCCACGCCCGAGCTGCTGGATTTTGGCTATCAGATGGTAAACACCGGCGGTAACAAAACCTTCGTTGCCACACTCAAAAACCTGACGGCCAACGCCACCATCACCTCCAGCAACCCGGAATTTGTGCTCTCGAAGGATGGCACAACGAACTTCGTTTCCTCGCTTACCTATACGCCCGCTGAAGCGGCGCAGGGCAAAGTAACGGTAAAGGTGCTCTTTATGCCTACCGTGCCCATGGCAACCTACAAAGGCACGATTACTATTGCCTCGGAGGGGGCTACCAGCGCTACGGTTGCCTTACTGGGCAACACCATTGAGGATGCTCAGACGCTGGAAGTTGTGAACTGGAACATGGAGTGGTTTGGCTCGCCGGACCAGAACCCGAAAGACGACGACCTGCAGCAGGCCAATGCCTTGAAAATCCTGAAGGAGCTAAATGCGGACGTATTTGCCCTGGCCGAAGTAGTGGATACCGTACGCCTGGGCACTATTGTGCGGCAGCTGGGCGGCTATAAGTACATGGTTTCTGATTTCGCTTCCAACGTAACCGATGCTAGTTCCGCCGACTATGCCAAGGCCCAGAAGCTGGCCTTTGTGTACCGCGCCTCCGTGGTGAAGAACCCCACGTTTACCGGCCTGCTGCGCTGCACCACGTGCGACGATTATAACTACTGGGCCTCGGGTCGCTTCCCGTATCTGATGGAGGCCGATGTGACTCTGAACAATGTAACGCAGCGCATCAACTTCATTCTGATTCACGCCAAAGCCAACGTAACGCCCCTGTCCGAGTCCTACGACCGGCGCAAAAAAGGCGCGGAGGCCCTGAAAGCCAAGCTGGATGCCGACTTTGCCACCAAGAATGTGATTATCCTCGGCGACTTCAACGACGACTTGGACAAGACCATTACAACCGGCATCAACACCACGGCTTCCTCTTACAGCGCCTTCATGGAGGACGCTACCAACTACACCGCCGTAACGCTGCCCCTCAGCCTGGCTGGTGAAAAGTCGACGGTTTCCTACAATGATATCATCGACCACGTAGTGCTGTCCAATGAGATGGCGCAGTTCTACCTGCCCGGTTCCGCCCGCATCCGCACGGACGTAGCCGCTCAGATTGACGACTATGGCAACACCACCACCGACCACTATCCGGTGATGACGCGCTACAACACAGCCAACATTGCCCTGCCGAACAAGCAAGCCGCCGCAGCGCTCAACCGCCTGTTCAGCGTTTACCCAAACCCCGCCACCTCCGCTGTTCGTTTGAAGCTTGCGCAGGCTGGTACTAAGACCGTACGCCTGCAGGTTAGCGCTATGGACGGCCGCATGGTGGTAGAAGCTACCGGCACGCTGGAGCAAGTAAATCAGCGCCTGAACCAGCAGTTCAGCCGCCTTGGCTCCGGCCTGTATATCATTCGCATTAACAGCGGCAACCAGCTGTATACCCAGCGTTTGCAGAAGCAATAA
- a CDS encoding DinB family protein, whose product MLTTRPTAGQYAPFYETYVRLIPAEADPLALLQQQARELRQLLEPLTDEQALFAYAPGKWTIKESLVHMIDTERIFAYRALRIARGDQQSLPGFDQDSYVPASGANARALADILDEYDTVRAATLSLLRSFQPEAFERIGSASNNPVSVRALAYIIPGHEAHHLQLLRERYLPALK is encoded by the coding sequence ATGCTTACCACCCGCCCCACCGCCGGCCAGTACGCGCCCTTCTACGAAACCTACGTTCGCCTGATTCCGGCCGAGGCCGACCCGCTGGCGCTGCTGCAGCAGCAAGCCCGGGAACTGCGCCAGTTGCTGGAGCCGCTCACCGATGAGCAGGCCCTGTTTGCCTACGCCCCCGGCAAATGGACGATTAAAGAGTCGCTGGTACATATGATAGACACGGAGCGCATCTTTGCCTACCGGGCGCTCCGCATTGCGCGCGGCGACCAACAGTCTCTGCCCGGCTTCGATCAGGATAGCTACGTGCCCGCTTCCGGAGCCAATGCGCGTGCCCTGGCCGATATTCTGGACGAGTATGATACTGTGCGGGCCGCCACGCTCAGCCTGCTGCGCTCTTTCCAGCCCGAAGCCTTTGAGCGCATAGGCTCTGCCAGCAACAACCCGGTTAGCGTGCGGGCCCTGGCCTATATTATTCCCGGCCACGAGGCCCACCACCTGCAGCTGCTGCGCGAGCGGTATTTGCCCGCCCTGAAATAA